The Desulfitobacterium chlororespirans DSM 11544 sequence GCTTTCCATTAACGCTCGGATTTCGTTGGCATGGGTTTTCTTCATGGTTTCGAGTCTATTTCTATCAAAATCTCTTAGCATTGAAATATCAAACTCGTCATTTAATATTCGGTCAACTGACAGGATCATTTTTTGTAACCTAGATTGTTTTGCCAAGAGAATTTGTTTATGCTGCCGTATGATCTCTTTTTCCATTTCCTTGGGGCTTTCCAGCAGTAACCGAATGTCATCAAGGGAAAGGCCCAGTTCTTTATAAAAGAGAATGCTCCACAAGCGGCGCAAACTCTCGTCATCATATTGGCGGTAGCCCGATTCTTTCACCGCACTGGGCGGCAGCAATCCGATTTCATCATAATATTGCAAGGTGCGGCGGCTTACGCCGGAGAGCTTACTCACTTCATTGACAGTTTTCATTGCCTTTTCTCCTTGCTTAAGCTTTTTTCAAAAACCTTGACTCGAACGCAACGTTACAGTTTATGCTCTCATTATAAGTGAAAGACGACGCTTTGTAAATTAAAGAACACTGGTCATAAGCGTCTGAACAAAATAAGGAGGGTTTATTGATGATGGGTAAGAGTGAAAAGGCTCCGGAACTTGAGCCGATTCCCAAGAATATCATGAACATTGCTTGGATTTTAGTGCTTGGGGCAATTATGCCACTACTTGATTCAACAATGGTCAACATTGCTATTAATCACTTGAGTCATGATTTCAGTATCGGACTTGATTTGATTCAATGGGTCATTACGGGTTATGTGTTAGCCATGGCAATTTCCGTACCGCTTGCCGGTTGGATGGTTCAACGGTTCAACGGCAAATGGTTAATGATTGGTGCCAATATCTTATTTTTAGCTGCCTCGATTGCTTCGGGATTCAGCTGGAGTATCCATTCCTTGATTATTTTCCGGGTTATTCAAGGTTTCAGTGCCGGCTTTATTATGACCTTGGTGACTACCTTGTGTGTTGAAACTGCCGGAAGGGAGCGAGTGGGACGTTTGATGTCGACCATTGGTATCCCAACGGTCTTGGGCCCAATCCTGGGCCCGGTTATTGGAGCAGTGATTGTCCAATTCTTGTCATGGCGTTATATTTTCTTTGTCAATGTTCCCATCGGTATTCTGGCCATCACTTTGATGATTTGGAAGCTTCCTGATTTCACGCCGGCTAACATTAAAGCTAAATTCGACTTCATAGGTATTATTTTATTGGGCACTGCCTCTGCTGCCTTGATTTATGGAATTACTAAAGCAGCGAAAAGTGCTACATTTAACAACAGCACGACTATTGCTTTTGTTATTGCCGGGGTCGCAATTTTAGCCATCTATATGATTTATGCTGCTATCAAGAAGGAACAAGCCATTCTCCCCTTGCACTTGTTTGAGCTGAAAAACTTCAGTGCTGTCATGGTTGGCTTGTTCCTGGCGGGAATTGCCACCAACGGCCCAATGTTGTTATTGCCTTTGTTTTTCCAAAACATTAAGGGCTTCTCCGTTTTGAACACCGGCTTGATTTTGATTCCGCAAGGTATCGGTATGCTGATTGCCCGCCCCTTGATTGGTAAGCTCACTGATAAATGGGGTGCGCGTAATGTTGTCTTGGTCAGTTTGGCCTTAGCCATCATGGGCACGCTTCCCTTTGTCTTCATCAACGAGGCCTCTTCACTCATTGTTGTCAGTGTTGTTTTGTTTGTGCGCGGTATAGGGATCGGCGGCGTCACTATTCCCATGATGACTGATGCGTACACGGGTATGG is a genomic window containing:
- a CDS encoding MerR family transcriptional regulator, with translation MKTVNEVSKLSGVSRRTLQYYDEIGLLPPSAVKESGYRQYDDESLRRLWSILFYKELGLSLDDIRLLLESPKEMEKEIIRQHKQILLAKQSRLQKMILSVDRILNDEFDISMLRDFDRNRLETMKKTHANEIRALMESNFFLPVVKSDILPGRSSFVKNASNIMNLDFGELISLCGDVMQKFREAMMDGPESSAAKKAVAAYSELLNMWIPCDDTAFRKIGQAYSIHKEALDKKSPGLAQFVSEAILHVYQ
- a CDS encoding MDR family MFS transporter produces the protein MMGKSEKAPELEPIPKNIMNIAWILVLGAIMPLLDSTMVNIAINHLSHDFSIGLDLIQWVITGYVLAMAISVPLAGWMVQRFNGKWLMIGANILFLAASIASGFSWSIHSLIIFRVIQGFSAGFIMTLVTTLCVETAGRERVGRLMSTIGIPTVLGPILGPVIGAVIVQFLSWRYIFFVNVPIGILAITLMIWKLPDFTPANIKAKFDFIGIILLGTASAALIYGITKAAKSATFNNSTTIAFVIAGVAILAIYMIYAAIKKEQAILPLHLFELKNFSAVMVGLFLAGIATNGPMLLLPLFFQNIKGFSVLNTGLILIPQGIGMLIARPLIGKLTDKWGARNVVLVSLALAIMGTLPFVFINEASSLIVVSVVLFVRGIGIGGVTIPMMTDAYTGMVKQEIAQASVGTRLMQNIGGAFGSAVMATAVSLSIQGKTPTIPLMTTAYHDGFMLALVLSLVLVIPSLFLTNKTAKK